The Clostridiales bacterium genomic sequence TAAGGTTAGTTATGCTGTTCAAAGTGTAATGAAAGGTAGTGGAGATGCCATATATTATGCTGAAGACTTTGTTGGAGACGAACCTTTTGCCGTACTTTTTGGAGATGATGTTATATATACCGGGGAAGGACCATCTGTTACTAAGCAGTTAGTAGATGCATATAATAAAACAGGTGCAACAATTCTTGGTGTGCAACAAATGCCTGAAGAAATTTTAAGAAGATGTGGAGTAATGATTCCAGCAGAAAAAGATGGAAAACTCACAAGAATTAGTGGTCTTATTGAAAAACCACAAAATGAAATTCCAAGCAATTTATGCTCACTTGGTAGATTTATTCTGAAGAATAATATCTTTGAGCAATTAAGGGAAACTCCAAATGGTATTGGTGGAGAATTATTCTTAACAGATGCAATTTCTTTGCTTGCA encodes the following:
- a CDS encoding UTP--glucose-1-phosphate uridylyltransferase, with the protein product MRQVKKAVIPCAGFGTRFLPFTKAVPKELLPIVDTPALQFAVEEAVAAGIEEVLIIISPQKVSIKEYFGDSVVLSKFLMDHNKIQEYALVQSISNLCKVSYAVQSVMKGSGDAIYYAEDFVGDEPFAVLFGDDVIYTGEGPSVTKQLVDAYNKTGATILGVQQMPEEILRRCGVMIPAEKDGKLTRISGLIEKPQNEIPSNLCSLGRFILKNNIFEQLRETPNGIGGELFLTDAISLLA